ACAGGTCGCGGCCGAGGTCCAGCAGGCCGTCGTCGAGGCGCGGACGGCGCGGGCCCAGCTCGACGCCGCCGAGGCCCAGGTCAGGGCGGCCGAGGAGGCGCTCCGCGTCGAGGGCGACCGCTACCGCCTCGGGGCCGGCACGCTCTACGACGTGGCCGAGGCCCAGACCCGCCTCGCCGAGGCGCAGTCGCAGCGGGCGCAGGCGGCCTACGGGCTCGCCTTCCGCCGCGTCCTCGTCCGCCTCGCCGTCGGCGACACCGACCCGGCCGAGCTCGCCGCCCTCATCAGCGAGTGAGCGCGCCCCGCGTAACCTCGGCCCGCCGATCCCGTCCCACCCGCTGACCCGACCCACCCGTCCCCCCGCGATGTCCCCCACGAAGAAGATCCTGATCGGCCTCGGCGTATTGCTGGTCGTGTTCATCGGCGTCGCCGCGATGCTCGGCGGCGGCGAGGAGGGCATCGAGGTCGAGACGGCCGAGGCCCGCGTCCGGACGATCACCCAGACCGTGACCGCCTCGGGCACCGTGGCCTCCGAGGTCGAGGTGCCCATCTCGTCCGACGTCTCGGGTGAGATCATCTTCCTGGCCGTTGAGGAGGGCGACCGAGTGAACCAGGGCGACCTCCTCGTCCGCATCCAGCCGGACTTCTACGTGACCGAGGCCGAGCGGGCGCGCTCGCAGATCGCGACGGCCCAGAGCGGCGTCGGCGAGGCGCAGGCGTCGGTCGTCGAGGCCCAGCGGTCCGTCGAACAGGCCCGTGCCGACCTCGCCCGCGCGACCGCCGAGCGGGAGCGGGCCGAGCGCGCGCTCGAGCGCCAGCAGGACCTGTTCGACCGCGACGTGGCGCCGGCCATGGACCTCGAGGCCGCGCGCGGCGCGTTCGAGGTGGCCCGGGCCGCCGAGCAGGCCGCGCGCCAGGCCGTCTCCGGTGCCGAGGCCCGCGTCGGGAGCGCCCGCCAGCGCGTCCAGAGCGCGCAGACGCAGGTCCAGAGCGCCCGCGCCGGCGCCCGCCGCGCCAGCCAGGAGCTCGCGCGGACGGCCATCTACGCGCCGATGTCCGGGACCGTCAGCCAGCTCAACGTCGAGCTCGGCGAGCGCGTCGTCGGGACGGCCCAGATGTCGGGCACGGAGATCATGCGGATCGCCCGGCTCGACGCCATGACCATGGAGATCGACGTCAACGAGAACGACGTGGTCAACGTCGAGGTCGGCGACTCGGCGCGCGTCGAGGTCGACGCGTACCCGGACGAGGCCCTCGGTGGGGCGGTGGCCCAGATCGCCAACTCGGCGCGGATCCAGAACGCCGGGACGGCCCAGGCCGTGACCAACTTCCCCGTCGTCGTCCGGCTGGCCGCGGCGGGCGCCTCGGCCGAGGACGCCGAGCGCGCGCCCGAGGAGGGCGTCCCCAGCGCGCCCGGCCCCATCCTCCGGCCCGGCATGAGCGGGACCGTCGACATCTACACGCGGTCGGTGCCCGAGGCCGTCGTCGTGCCCATCCAGGCCGTCACCGTCCGCGACATCAACGAGGTCGAGCGGGAGCGCCGCCGGAAGGCTCGCGCGGGCGGCGACGAGTCGGCCGATCCCGACGCCGTGTCCGAGGAGGAGGACCTCCGCCGCGTCGTGTTCGTCGTGGAGGACGGCGCGGCCGTCATGCGCGAGGTCCGGACCGGCATCGCCGACGACACGCACATCGAGATCCGCGAGGGGCTCACGGGCGGCGAGACCGTCATCACGGGCCCGTTCCGCCTCCTCCGCACCGAGATCGCGGACGGGGACAAGGTCCAGAGCGACGACTAGCGAGACTCGCCTCCCTCCACCCGCCCGTTTTCGCACCCGTTCTCCCGCCCCCCGCATGGTCATCGACATCGCCGACGTCTGGAAGACCTACCGGATGGGGACCCAGGAGGTCCACGCGCTCCGGGGGTGTTCGCTGGCGGTCGAGCGCGGCGAGTACGTCGCCATCATGGGGCCGTCGGGCTCGGGCAAAAGCACGCTGATGAACGTGATCGGCTGCCTCGACGTGCCGACGAAGGGGACGTACGAGCTGGAGGGCCGCGACGTGGGGCGGCTCACCGACGACGAACTCGCGGAGGTCCGCAACCGCGAGATCGGGTTCGTCTTCCAGACCTTCAACCTGCTCCCGCGCCAGGACTGCCTGCAGAACGTCGAGCTCCCGCTCGTCTACGCCGGCGTCGGGCGCGCCGAGCGGAAGGAGCGGGCGACCGAGGCGCTCCGCCGCGTCGGGCTGGGCGACCGACTCGACCACAAGCCGAACGAGCTGTCCGGCGGCCAGCGCCAGCGCGTGGCGGTCGCCCGCGCGCTCGTCAACCGCCCGGCCATCCTCCTCGCCGACGAGCCGACGGGCAACCTCGACTCGACGACGTCGGAGGAGATCATGCGCCTGTTCGAACTCCTCTACCGCCAGGGCAACACGCTCCTCGTGGTCACGCACGAGGACGACATCGCCGCGCACGCCCGCCGCGTCGTCCGCCTCCGCGACGGCGTCGTCGAGACGGACGAGCCGGTCGCGGGACCGGCGCTGGCGGGCGTCTCCGAGGCCGAGTTGGAGGCGACG
This sequence is a window from Rubrivirga marina. Protein-coding genes within it:
- a CDS encoding HlyD family secretion protein, which produces MSPTKKILIGLGVLLVVFIGVAAMLGGGEEGIEVETAEARVRTITQTVTASGTVASEVEVPISSDVSGEIIFLAVEEGDRVNQGDLLVRIQPDFYVTEAERARSQIATAQSGVGEAQASVVEAQRSVEQARADLARATAERERAERALERQQDLFDRDVAPAMDLEAARGAFEVARAAEQAARQAVSGAEARVGSARQRVQSAQTQVQSARAGARRASQELARTAIYAPMSGTVSQLNVELGERVVGTAQMSGTEIMRIARLDAMTMEIDVNENDVVNVEVGDSARVEVDAYPDEALGGAVAQIANSARIQNAGTAQAVTNFPVVVRLAAAGASAEDAERAPEEGVPSAPGPILRPGMSGTVDIYTRSVPEAVVVPIQAVTVRDINEVERERRRKARAGGDESADPDAVSEEEDLRRVVFVVEDGAAVMREVRTGIADDTHIEIREGLTGGETVITGPFRLLRTEIADGDKVQSDD
- a CDS encoding ABC transporter ATP-binding protein, producing the protein MVIDIADVWKTYRMGTQEVHALRGCSLAVERGEYVAIMGPSGSGKSTLMNVIGCLDVPTKGTYELEGRDVGRLTDDELAEVRNREIGFVFQTFNLLPRQDCLQNVELPLVYAGVGRAERKERATEALRRVGLGDRLDHKPNELSGGQRQRVAVARALVNRPAILLADEPTGNLDSTTSEEIMRLFELLYRQGNTLLVVTHEDDIAAHARRVVRLRDGVVETDEPVAGPALAGVSEAELEATAAA